In the Prochlorococcus sp. MIT 1307 genome, one interval contains:
- a CDS encoding RpoD/SigA family RNA polymerase sigma factor: MNTLSEARFCYIRSNDRLGNKGVSILPVTFSSPVEVDLVRSYLRDIGRVPLLTHEQEITLGRQVQELMSLELLEAELQADLGDKPSQDALAVAAGLTLLQLKKKLKNGQRAKERMVAANLRLVVSVAKKYTKRNMELLDLIQEGTIGLVRGVEKFDPTRGYKFSTYAYWWIRQGITRAISEKSRTIRLPIHITEMLNKLKKGQRELSQQMARTPTLTELAEFVELPEEDVKELMCSARQPMSLQMSVGDGDETELLDLLSAGKDVPSEQIESECMKGDLETLLEQLPELQSRVLRMRYGIDGEAPMSLTGIAKDLGMSRDRARRLERDGLALMRSSPKELKEYLRT, encoded by the coding sequence ATGAATACTCTTAGCGAAGCAAGATTTTGCTACATCAGGAGCAATGATAGATTAGGAAACAAAGGGGTTTCGATATTGCCTGTGACCTTTTCCTCCCCAGTAGAAGTTGACCTGGTCCGTTCTTATTTACGTGATATTGGTCGTGTGCCATTGCTTACTCATGAGCAAGAGATCACATTGGGGCGACAAGTGCAGGAGTTGATGTCTCTGGAGCTTCTAGAAGCTGAACTTCAGGCCGATTTAGGTGATAAGCCTAGTCAGGATGCCCTTGCAGTGGCTGCTGGATTAACTCTTTTACAGTTGAAAAAGAAGTTAAAGAATGGTCAGCGTGCAAAAGAGCGCATGGTTGCGGCCAATTTGCGATTGGTGGTCAGTGTTGCTAAGAAGTACACAAAGCGGAACATGGAGCTCTTGGATCTAATCCAGGAGGGAACTATTGGATTGGTTCGAGGAGTTGAGAAATTTGATCCGACGCGTGGGTACAAATTCTCTACTTATGCCTATTGGTGGATACGACAGGGGATAACTCGTGCGATTTCAGAGAAGAGCAGAACGATTCGTTTGCCTATCCATATCACTGAAATGCTCAACAAGTTGAAGAAGGGTCAGCGTGAATTGAGTCAACAAATGGCTCGAACACCAACTTTGACTGAACTGGCTGAGTTTGTAGAGCTTCCCGAAGAAGATGTCAAAGAGTTGATGTGTAGTGCACGTCAACCAATGAGTTTGCAGATGAGTGTGGGGGATGGGGATGAAACTGAGCTGCTTGATTTGCTTTCTGCTGGAAAAGATGTGCCAAGTGAGCAAATTGAGAGTGAATGCATGAAAGGTGATTTGGAAACATTGCTTGAGCAGTTACCGGAATTGCAGTCTCGAGTTTTGAGGATGCGTTATGGCATAGATGGAGAGGCACCGATGAGCTTGACTGGAATCGCGAAGGATTTAGGGATGAGTCGTGATCGTGCTCGCCGCTTAGAGAGAGATGGTCTTGCTCTTATGAGAAGTTCTCCTAAAGAGTTGAAGGAATATTTGAGGACTTGA
- a CDS encoding pseudouridine synthase yields the protein MPKLRLQKILSEAGICSRRKAEALLSQNRVIINGKTAQPGDKADPKLDIIFVDNLQVINRTEYKVILLNKPIGVISTCSDPRGRTTVLDLIPEKFRKGLHNVGRLDLSSRGAILLTNDGDLTLQLTHPRYLHTKTYNVWVEGVPSNKAIKEWENGLILDGKLTMNASVKLLKCEPHKSLLKIILKEGRKRQIRRIATILGHPVIDLQRTAIGSIKLNNLHEGDWRKLKPEECKLLKKTSISKYSV from the coding sequence ATGCCCAAACTAAGACTACAAAAAATTCTTTCCGAAGCTGGTATATGCTCCAGGCGCAAAGCGGAAGCCCTTTTAAGTCAAAATCGTGTAATAATTAATGGTAAAACAGCTCAACCAGGAGACAAGGCAGATCCAAAATTAGACATTATTTTTGTTGATAACTTACAAGTAATTAACAGGACTGAGTATAAAGTAATCCTTCTAAATAAGCCTATAGGGGTAATAAGTACATGCAGTGATCCACGCGGCAGGACAACAGTTTTAGACCTCATTCCAGAAAAATTTCGCAAAGGGCTTCATAATGTCGGGCGTTTAGATTTAAGCAGCAGAGGGGCAATACTCCTTACCAATGATGGAGATCTAACCCTTCAATTAACCCACCCTCGTTATTTACATACAAAAACATATAACGTATGGGTAGAAGGAGTACCTTCCAATAAAGCCATAAAAGAATGGGAGAATGGTTTAATTTTAGACGGAAAGTTAACAATGAATGCATCAGTTAAACTATTAAAATGTGAACCACATAAAAGCTTACTTAAAATTATTTTAAAAGAAGGGAGAAAAAGGCAAATACGCAGGATAGCAACCATACTAGGACACCCAGTAATTGATCTCCAACGCACTGCAATTGGATCTATTAAATTAAATAATTTACATGAAGGAGATTGGCGAAAGTTAAAACCAGAAGAGTGCAAGCTACTAAAAAAAACATCAATAAGTAAATATTCCGTTTAA
- a CDS encoding helix-turn-helix domain-containing protein: protein MALKIPWMTPKKSKDKPLTIKKSPKQFFLEAAQLLKERREEYGISRNDLARKTRITPYILEAIEKGYVKKLPEAAYLYSMLTVLEIELNLERKSLDGILKLSKIPINGPNSNKISSEKHIFRTLQGVLIYISLMLCSIFGLNYQQRQLAKLNSQTFLPIPSNIERKLIVNDLMKKQKDNTKEAEEKIITMQYYPIWVDILLSKFKKQGHFEWLELEISNPSKVSIKSGGRHQSDFKKVRGKLKLKLLEPVIVNIQPPLTKEDKIIWRGKNYIDFKPRNSSYRFTQESNNPIAPSNDRPDKIPRSP, encoded by the coding sequence ATGGCGCTAAAAATTCCTTGGATGACTCCCAAAAAATCTAAAGACAAACCCCTGACTATTAAAAAAAGTCCAAAGCAATTTTTTCTAGAAGCTGCACAACTGTTAAAGGAACGAAGAGAAGAATATGGGATCAGCAGAAATGATCTTGCAAGAAAGACAAGAATTACACCCTATATATTAGAAGCAATAGAAAAAGGATATGTCAAGAAATTACCTGAAGCAGCATATCTGTATTCAATGCTGACAGTTCTTGAAATTGAGCTTAATTTAGAAAGGAAAAGTCTTGATGGGATACTTAAATTAAGCAAAATTCCAATAAATGGGCCAAATTCAAACAAAATCAGCTCAGAGAAACATATCTTTAGGACATTGCAAGGTGTACTTATATATATATCTTTAATGCTTTGTAGCATATTTGGGTTAAATTATCAACAAAGGCAATTGGCAAAGCTAAATAGTCAGACATTTCTCCCTATTCCTTCAAATATCGAAAGAAAGTTAATAGTCAACGACTTAATGAAGAAGCAAAAAGATAATACAAAAGAAGCTGAAGAGAAGATTATTACCATGCAATATTATCCAATTTGGGTAGATATTTTACTAAGTAAGTTCAAAAAGCAAGGTCATTTTGAATGGCTTGAGCTAGAAATTAGTAATCCAAGTAAAGTTTCAATCAAAAGTGGGGGGAGGCATCAATCTGATTTCAAGAAAGTGCGGGGAAAACTTAAATTAAAGTTACTAGAACCTGTAATCGTTAATATTCAGCCGCCGCTCACTAAGGAGGACAAAATCATTTGGAGAGGAAAAAATTATATAGATTTTAAGCCGAGGAATAGTTCCTATAGATTCACTCAAGAATCGAACAATCCAATCGCACCTTCTAATGATCGTCCCGATAAGATCCCTCGTTCTCCATAA
- the malQ gene encoding 4-alpha-glucanotransferase, which produces MYCSSQELGRSIGVLLHPSALPLSPAFGSFGSPAREWIKALAINGIGVWQFLPLAPCDSTGSPYSSPSSFALNPCFLDAKDLVKDGFLSSSVIQDLPGSKHLHKISVNFSLAQERSEKLGQILREEWPNQASDIHRDFNLWCQKQFWLEDHVVFMEIRRQFEGLPWWKWPKPLALRNPISLSCWKREHKKSLLEHRLLQWHLDRQWNALRKLASELGVLLFGDLPFYVSRDSADVWSKRSLFSILPSGELEHQSGVPPDYFSATGQLWGTPVYKWSQHRATHFYWWRKRFSRHLQQVDLLRLDHFRALESYWAVPGNKTTAVDGFWKPSPGSDLLRLLRNDCGGTLPLVAEDLGVITSEVEELRDEFGLPGMKILQFGFNGDANNPYLPENIQGNAWVVYTGTHDNPTTLGWWDSLDIETKDRINQRSTRSIDSPGWKLIEMGLKTDARLVVAPLQDLLSLDNKARFNTPGTIENNWNWRLTTLDSHLLKALKDYGERGILSGRSLEGAIGLFDS; this is translated from the coding sequence ATGTACTGCTCAAGTCAAGAGTTAGGGCGATCAATAGGCGTTTTGCTTCACCCTTCAGCATTGCCTTTGAGTCCTGCATTTGGAAGTTTTGGTTCTCCTGCTAGAGAGTGGATAAAGGCATTAGCAATTAATGGTATTGGCGTTTGGCAGTTTTTACCTCTAGCTCCATGTGATTCAACTGGTTCTCCTTATAGTTCTCCTTCGAGCTTTGCACTTAACCCTTGTTTCCTTGACGCTAAAGATCTTGTAAAAGACGGATTTTTATCTTCTTCAGTTATTCAAGACCTGCCTGGCTCCAAGCATTTGCACAAGATTTCGGTGAACTTCAGTTTGGCACAGGAAAGAAGTGAAAAGTTGGGGCAAATATTAAGAGAAGAATGGCCAAATCAAGCTTCAGATATTCATAGAGACTTCAATCTTTGGTGTCAAAAGCAATTTTGGCTTGAAGATCATGTTGTTTTTATGGAAATTCGTAGACAATTTGAAGGCCTTCCTTGGTGGAAATGGCCTAAACCACTTGCTCTTCGAAACCCAATTTCCTTATCTTGTTGGAAAAGAGAGCATAAAAAAAGTTTATTAGAACATCGTTTGTTGCAATGGCATCTTGATCGTCAATGGAATGCTCTCAGGAAATTAGCCAGTGAGTTAGGAGTTTTACTATTTGGTGATTTGCCTTTTTATGTATCTAGAGATAGTGCGGATGTTTGGAGTAAGCGTTCCCTTTTTTCTATTCTTCCTAGTGGTGAATTAGAACATCAGAGTGGAGTCCCACCAGATTACTTTTCGGCTACTGGGCAACTATGGGGAACACCCGTTTATAAATGGAGTCAGCATCGTGCAACCCATTTTTATTGGTGGAGAAAGAGATTCTCGAGACATCTCCAGCAGGTGGATTTGCTAAGACTTGACCATTTTCGTGCTCTTGAGTCGTATTGGGCAGTTCCAGGAAACAAAACAACAGCAGTAGATGGCTTTTGGAAGCCATCTCCAGGTTCTGATTTGCTTCGTTTATTGAGGAATGATTGTGGTGGCACTCTTCCTTTAGTAGCAGAAGATCTTGGTGTGATTACTTCAGAGGTAGAAGAGCTGAGGGATGAATTCGGGTTGCCAGGAATGAAAATCCTCCAATTTGGGTTTAATGGTGACGCCAATAACCCTTATTTGCCTGAGAATATTCAAGGAAATGCTTGGGTTGTCTATACAGGTACTCATGACAATCCCACAACGTTGGGTTGGTGGGATTCTCTTGATATAGAAACTAAAGATCGAATTAATCAGCGCTCTACAAGGAGTATTGATTCCCCTGGATGGAAATTAATTGAAATGGGCTTGAAAACTGATGCAAGACTTGTAGTAGCGCCATTACAGGATTTACTTTCTTTAGACAATAAAGCTCGCTTTAATACTCCTGGCACCATAGAAAATAATTGGAATTGGCGACTAACAACTCTTGACTCTCATCTTCTCAAAGCATTAAAAGATTATGGAGAACGAGGGATCTTATCGGGACGATCATTAGAAGGTGCGATTGGATTGTTCGATTCTTGA
- a CDS encoding ribose-phosphate pyrophosphokinase, translating into MTSFQTAARSEQENVSLDTSRLRLFSGTSNPDLAKEIAKYLGISDGPLVCKRFADGELYVQIQQSIRGCDVFLIQPTCAPVNDNLMELMIMVDACKRASARQITAVIPYYGYARADRKTAGRESITAKLTANLLVKSGVDRVLAMDLHSAQIQGYFDIPCDHIYGSPVLVGYLSKQKLGEIVVVSPDVGGVARARAFAKQMKDAPLAIIDKRRSAHNVSKSLTVIGDVSGKTAILIDDMIDTGGTICAGAELLRKEGAKRVIACASHAVFSPPALERLTSKGLFEQVIVTNSIPVENVDNFSQLKILSVANMLGEAIWRVHAESSISSMFR; encoded by the coding sequence GTGACAAGTTTTCAGACAGCAGCTCGCTCTGAACAAGAGAACGTTTCTCTTGATACATCAAGACTTCGCTTATTCAGTGGCACCTCAAATCCTGATCTTGCTAAAGAGATCGCCAAATATCTCGGGATTTCAGATGGGCCACTTGTCTGCAAAAGATTTGCAGACGGTGAACTCTATGTGCAAATCCAACAATCAATAAGAGGCTGCGATGTCTTTCTAATACAACCCACATGTGCTCCCGTAAATGACAACCTCATGGAGCTAATGATTATGGTTGATGCATGTAAACGTGCATCTGCAAGACAAATTACTGCTGTAATTCCCTACTACGGATATGCAAGAGCTGATAGAAAAACAGCAGGTCGCGAATCAATAACAGCAAAATTAACTGCAAACTTACTTGTCAAATCTGGCGTGGACAGAGTGTTGGCGATGGACCTTCATTCAGCTCAAATACAAGGGTATTTCGATATTCCATGTGACCACATATATGGCTCGCCTGTTCTGGTGGGCTACCTTTCCAAGCAAAAGCTTGGCGAAATAGTAGTTGTTTCACCAGACGTAGGAGGAGTTGCAAGAGCAAGAGCATTTGCCAAGCAAATGAAAGATGCTCCATTAGCGATCATTGATAAACGTCGATCAGCACATAATGTTTCAAAAAGTCTTACTGTTATTGGTGATGTCTCTGGAAAAACAGCAATACTTATTGATGACATGATTGATACTGGTGGCACCATTTGTGCTGGTGCAGAATTGCTAAGAAAAGAGGGTGCAAAACGAGTTATTGCCTGTGCTTCTCACGCAGTATTTTCTCCTCCTGCATTAGAGAGGTTGACTTCTAAAGGGTTATTTGAGCAGGTGATTGTGACTAATAGTATTCCTGTTGAAAATGTGGATAATTTTTCACAGCTAAAGATCTTATCCGTGGCAAATATGCTAGGAGAAGCGATTTGGAGAGTTCATGCAGAGAGCTCAATAAGTTCAATGTTCCGTTAG
- the pepN gene encoding aminopeptidase N — translation MVNKNLVKLSDYKPYPFFLPFIYLDFSIHQEYVRVTSCIHVEPLPDKGDTPLILQGENLALEHLSIEGRLLMEHEYVISSSKLIIKHPPPASFDLKIVTRIDPYNNTSLEGLYLSGSLLTTQCEAEGFRRICFHPDRPDVLSKYRVRVEADFKKYPILLSNGNQITSSKLSLNKERHEVIWDDPNPKPSYLFALVAGDLVQIKDSYSRSSGREVSINLYVESGDEPFTSHAIDSLKRAMKWDEEVYSFEYDLDEYNIVAVRHFNMGAMENKGLNIFNSKLVLADSNIASDDELQRIEGVIAHEYFHNWTGNRITCRDWFQLSLKEGLTVFRDQSFTADLHSASTKRIEDVSFLRNTQFLEDSGPTAHAVKPSEYLAIDNFYTTTIYEKGAELIRMLYTLLGKKSFMKGMKTYVKRFDGCAATTEDFIESIIEGSSDDDCSLYFDHKQFYQWYFQPGTPYVEITRKWDPEVGTLTLKTKQNRSFEINGNNKNPLVIPILIALVSSEGRQGRERLLILEQNQQDFIIEELPKEKKVPTVSLFRGFSAPVRWHSDVSIDELFHLFKFDDDPFSRWNAGQDLMRRALTSRGTGNPDIQLEAGLIETFSYLIKTLGEEDAEVLSTLINLPGSSELELYQEFVDPIGLCEGRLFLQSLFGRTLLPVLKSLLITIRPASLLEWPEGMGARKITSIVWSWLAAGGDAEVLIDAKKAVGGNSMTLAKAALTALKPIDCKEREMAMSEFYERWKDRPVILDAWFALEASTPRKDGLERVRELLEHPRFDRMAPNAVRAVLGGLAANTKLFHAIDGSGYEFMADQIIELDQRNPITASRMAKVFSRWKSYLPVHSEAMSNVLLKLSECDLSSNTREVIELILSA, via the coding sequence ATGGTAAATAAGAATTTAGTCAAGCTTTCTGATTACAAGCCTTATCCATTCTTCTTGCCATTTATTTACCTGGATTTTTCTATTCATCAAGAATATGTACGCGTTACTTCTTGTATTCATGTAGAGCCTTTGCCAGACAAAGGGGACACTCCTTTAATTCTTCAAGGTGAAAACTTAGCCTTGGAACACTTGAGTATTGAAGGAAGGCTTTTGATGGAGCATGAATATGTTATTTCTAGCAGTAAACTGATAATTAAGCATCCACCACCAGCCTCCTTTGATCTAAAGATAGTTACCAGAATTGACCCATATAACAATACTTCTTTAGAGGGGCTTTACTTAAGTGGTTCTTTGTTGACAACTCAATGTGAAGCTGAAGGGTTTAGACGAATTTGCTTTCACCCGGACCGTCCAGATGTTCTTAGCAAGTATCGAGTAAGAGTTGAGGCTGATTTTAAGAAATACCCTATATTATTGTCTAATGGTAATCAAATTACTTCATCCAAGCTCTCATTAAATAAAGAACGTCATGAAGTAATATGGGATGATCCTAACCCTAAGCCTTCTTATCTATTTGCATTAGTAGCAGGGGATTTAGTGCAAATAAAAGATTCTTACTCTAGATCTTCGGGGCGTGAAGTATCTATAAACTTGTATGTAGAATCTGGTGATGAGCCCTTTACTTCTCATGCTATTGACTCGTTAAAGAGAGCAATGAAATGGGATGAAGAAGTTTATAGCTTTGAGTATGACTTAGATGAGTACAACATAGTGGCTGTTAGGCATTTTAATATGGGTGCAATGGAGAATAAAGGTCTTAATATCTTTAACTCTAAATTAGTTTTAGCCGATTCAAATATTGCCAGTGATGATGAACTTCAAAGAATAGAAGGTGTTATAGCTCACGAATACTTTCATAATTGGACTGGTAATCGTATTACCTGTAGGGACTGGTTCCAACTTTCTTTGAAAGAAGGCCTAACAGTTTTTAGGGATCAGTCTTTTACTGCTGATTTACATTCGGCTTCAACAAAGCGTATAGAAGATGTATCTTTCCTTCGAAATACACAATTTCTTGAAGATTCCGGACCTACTGCTCATGCTGTAAAGCCTAGTGAATATTTAGCTATAGACAATTTCTATACGACAACTATTTATGAGAAAGGTGCAGAGTTAATTCGTATGCTTTATACGCTCTTAGGTAAGAAATCCTTTATGAAAGGTATGAAAACTTATGTTAAAAGGTTTGATGGTTGTGCTGCTACTACTGAGGATTTTATTGAATCAATAATAGAAGGTTCGAGTGATGATGATTGTTCTCTTTACTTTGACCATAAACAATTTTATCAATGGTATTTCCAGCCTGGAACTCCTTATGTAGAAATCACTCGTAAATGGGATCCTGAAGTTGGAACTCTAACTCTTAAAACTAAACAAAATAGGTCTTTTGAAATTAATGGGAATAATAAAAACCCCTTAGTTATTCCTATTCTAATTGCCTTAGTTTCATCTGAAGGTAGACAAGGCAGAGAGAGACTATTAATTCTTGAGCAGAATCAGCAAGATTTTATTATCGAAGAACTTCCTAAAGAAAAAAAGGTTCCAACGGTATCTCTTTTTAGAGGCTTTTCTGCTCCAGTTAGATGGCATTCTGATGTTTCTATAGATGAGCTGTTTCACCTTTTTAAATTTGATGATGATCCATTTTCTAGATGGAATGCAGGACAAGATTTGATGCGAAGGGCTTTGACCTCAAGAGGTACTGGTAATCCTGATATTCAATTAGAAGCGGGTTTAATTGAAACCTTTTCATATTTGATCAAGACACTTGGGGAGGAAGATGCTGAGGTCCTTTCAACTTTGATAAATCTTCCTGGCTCGTCTGAATTAGAGCTTTATCAGGAGTTTGTAGACCCAATTGGTCTTTGTGAGGGTCGATTGTTTTTGCAGTCCTTATTTGGAAGGACACTTTTACCGGTTTTAAAGTCTTTGTTAATAACAATTAGACCTGCCTCCTTGCTTGAATGGCCCGAAGGTATGGGTGCTCGCAAAATAACCTCCATTGTTTGGAGCTGGTTGGCTGCTGGAGGTGATGCTGAGGTACTAATTGATGCCAAGAAGGCAGTTGGTGGAAATTCAATGACTTTGGCCAAAGCAGCTCTTACTGCTCTAAAGCCCATTGATTGTAAAGAACGTGAAATGGCCATGAGCGAGTTCTATGAGCGATGGAAAGATCGCCCTGTCATTCTTGATGCATGGTTTGCTCTGGAGGCTTCTACACCCAGAAAAGATGGTCTTGAGCGCGTTCGGGAATTATTAGAACACCCTCGCTTTGATCGAATGGCTCCAAATGCAGTAAGAGCTGTCTTAGGAGGGCTTGCAGCTAATACAAAACTTTTTCATGCCATTGATGGCAGTGGTTATGAGTTTATGGCCGATCAGATTATTGAACTTGATCAACGAAATCCAATTACTGCATCACGAATGGCAAAGGTATTTAGTCGTTGGAAAAGTTATTTGCCTGTTCATAGTGAAGCAATGTCTAATGTTCTTCTTAAACTTTCGGAATGTGATCTATCCTCCAATACGCGAGAAGTAATTGAATTGATATTATCAGCCTAA
- a CDS encoding cAMP phosphodiesterase, producing the protein MPIHSRRLIKALVMPMLLLPMVLIGCKGSNPPRGRLDPSKDATNKQAPASDEDVYLYRGMGASYLCNARAAGVEFPKAVGIAASTYAQVLNGRHGGVVASAGDKKLTNKQLFAGAEFQVITGALQYCPNEVPEDVKTKVQEAIEKQKK; encoded by the coding sequence TTGCCAATTCACTCGCGTCGTCTAATCAAAGCTCTAGTGATGCCCATGCTGCTCCTGCCAATGGTGCTTATAGGTTGTAAGGGATCCAACCCTCCACGTGGAAGGTTGGATCCCTCTAAGGATGCAACGAATAAGCAAGCGCCTGCTTCTGATGAGGATGTTTACCTATATAGGGGGATGGGAGCTTCTTACCTTTGTAATGCGCGAGCTGCTGGAGTTGAATTCCCTAAGGCTGTTGGCATTGCTGCATCAACTTATGCTCAAGTCCTCAATGGAAGGCATGGTGGTGTTGTCGCTTCTGCTGGAGACAAAAAACTAACAAATAAACAGCTTTTTGCCGGAGCTGAGTTTCAGGTAATCACTGGAGCTTTGCAATATTGTCCAAATGAAGTCCCAGAAGATGTTAAAACAAAAGTTCAGGAGGCTATAGAAAAACAGAAAAAATAA
- a CDS encoding histidine kinase, with protein sequence MNGVDLKKKQELQLLLVAGRKHLSRGDLRSLIQYLEKEDFGFKVTLQLSDPSEHPELLELHRLIAIPALIKLSPAPKQIFAGSSIFQQLRSWLPRWQQEGFVSGLGLSLKPTDLDSSRTQRELLLEDELLVLRQENETLINRIDSQERLLRMVAHELRTPLTAAALAVQSQKLGQIDINKFQDVIKRRLEEIELLSKDLLEVGSTRWEALFNPQRVDLANVSAEAILELEKHWLRRGIGVITDIPSDLPKVFADQRRMRQVLLNLIENALKYSEKGGKISITMLHRTNQWVQVSVCDSGPGIPEEEQQRIFLDRVRLPQTSNRTSGFGIGLSVCRRIVEVHGGRIWVISEPDKGSCFYFTVPVWQGQEKNEGALTEGEAGP encoded by the coding sequence GTGAATGGGGTCGATCTCAAAAAAAAACAAGAGCTACAGCTTTTACTAGTAGCAGGTCGCAAGCACCTTTCAAGGGGCGACCTTAGATCCCTTATTCAATACCTGGAAAAAGAAGACTTCGGATTCAAAGTCACTCTTCAGTTATCTGATCCCAGCGAGCATCCTGAACTTCTTGAACTACATAGATTAATCGCAATACCTGCTCTAATCAAACTTTCCCCTGCCCCAAAACAAATTTTTGCAGGTAGCAGTATTTTTCAACAGTTGAGAAGCTGGCTTCCTAGATGGCAACAGGAAGGTTTTGTAAGCGGCTTAGGCCTAAGTCTAAAGCCAACAGATCTCGATAGCAGCCGCACTCAGCGAGAATTACTCCTTGAAGATGAATTGTTAGTTTTAAGGCAGGAGAATGAAACACTTATAAATCGCATCGACTCTCAAGAAAGATTACTAAGGATGGTTGCTCATGAATTAAGAACACCTTTAACGGCAGCAGCCCTAGCAGTCCAAAGTCAAAAGCTTGGACAAATCGATATCAATAAATTTCAAGATGTAATCAAAAGACGCCTAGAAGAAATTGAATTGTTGTCTAAAGATCTCTTAGAGGTTGGGAGCACTAGATGGGAAGCACTCTTTAATCCTCAACGAGTAGATCTAGCCAATGTCTCAGCAGAAGCAATTCTTGAACTTGAAAAGCATTGGCTAAGAAGAGGGATTGGGGTTATTACTGATATTCCTTCAGACCTTCCAAAAGTATTTGCAGATCAAAGACGCATGAGGCAGGTTTTGCTCAATCTCATTGAAAACGCATTGAAATATTCAGAAAAGGGTGGAAAGATTTCGATAACAATGCTGCACCGTACAAATCAATGGGTACAAGTCAGCGTTTGTGATAGTGGTCCAGGCATTCCTGAAGAGGAACAACAGCGAATATTCTTAGATCGAGTCCGCTTACCTCAGACATCAAATAGGACATCTGGCTTTGGCATTGGACTTTCAGTGTGTCGTCGCATTGTCGAAGTTCATGGTGGAAGAATCTGGGTGATCTCTGAACCAGACAAAGGATCTTGTTTCTACTTCACTGTTCCTGTATGGCAAGGACAAGAGAAGAATGAGGGAGCCTTGACGGAGGGTGAGGCTGGCCCGTAG